In Carassius carassius chromosome 46, fCarCar2.1, whole genome shotgun sequence, the following proteins share a genomic window:
- the LOC132129177 gene encoding transmembrane protein 18-like, with product MTETKAKNISAIPIDGFSNVRITSLWSFLQSVDWSEPWLMGLLVFHVLCFAFTILSCKFYRLQICHFLLMVAMVYSAEYLNELAAMNWRSFSKFQYFDSKGMFISLVYSVPLLLNTVVIVAVWVWRTFSTMTELKIRQLKRKAARESKKMQ from the exons ATGACCGAGACCAAAGCTAAAAATATCAGCGCCATTCCAATCGATGGATTCAGCAATGTTCGCATCACATCATTATGGAGCTTTCTACAGTCT GTTGACTGGTCTGAACCCTGGCTGATGGGTCTGCTGGTCTTTCACGTCTTGTGTTTTGCTTTCACCATTCTGTCCTGCAAATTCTACCGCCTACAGAtctgtcattttctcctgatgG TTGCAATGGTTTACAGTGCAGAATACCTGAACGAGCTGGCAGCAATGAATTGGAG GTCTTTTTCAAAGTTCCAATACTTTGATTCAAAAGGAATGTTCATATCACTAGTATACTCAGTCCCGCTCTTGCTCAACACTGTTGTTATTGtg GCTGTGTGGGTGTGGAGGACCTTCTCAACCATGACAGAATTGAAGATACGGCAGTTAAAAAGAAAAGCAGCAAGAGAGAGCAAGAAAATGCAATAG